A genomic window from Punica granatum isolate Tunisia-2019 chromosome 2, ASM765513v2, whole genome shotgun sequence includes:
- the LOC116197743 gene encoding general negative regulator of transcription subunit 3-like produces the protein MGASRKLQGEIDRVLKKVQEGVDVFDSIWNKVYDTENANQKEKFEADLKKEIKKLQRYRDQIKTWIQSSEIKDKKVSASYEQALVDARKLIEREMERFKICEKETKTKAFSKEGLGQQPKTDPKEKAKSETRDWINNVVGELETQIDIFEAEIEGLSVKKGKTRPPRLVHLETSIARHKAHIMKMELILRLLDNDELSPEQVNDVKDFLDDYVERNQEDFDEFSDVDELYSSLPLEKVESLEELVTMGPSSLLKATPLSLKTSLAASAAQTMATSTTSHQQSTSVQEQAEEPSSQDANPDTNTITGTPPAKSSTIGSAATTPTGGRSTSILSNAPANTSGAPTTLTTSVHAILENAGAANSSSTANLSTSSKEEENVNLPGRKPSPSLTDCAIARGLGRGALSSQPSASAPLTSIGALPSNGGLVSVPSASDIKRNVLGADDKLGGGGMAQPLVSPLSNRMILPQAAKAADGTGSVDSGNSGDNVAIAGRVFSPPMVSGIQWRSGSSFNQNEAGQLRGRAEIAPDQREKFLQRLQQVQQQGHSSLLGMQSLAGGKQFSASQQIPLLQQFNSQSSSGLGLGLQAPGLNTGSAGHLQQFGQQALMAAAPKDSEAVHEKVDEPQEEQIIADDSTAESGTSLGVGKITMNEDDMKSPHSVDAPAGVSGEPTQIPRDTDLSPGQPFQSMQSSGSLGVIGRRSVADLGAIGDNLGGPTVTAGPMHDQLYNLQMLEAAYHKLPQPKDSERARSYIPKHPVATPSSYPQVQAPIVNNPAFWERLGMEPYGADTLFFAFYYQQNTYQQYLAAKELKKQSWRFHKKYNTWFQRHEEPKVTTDEYEQGTYVYFDFHIANDDLQHGWCQRIKTEFTFEYNYLEDELMA, from the exons ATGGGGGCGAGCCGGAAGCTCCAAGGGGAGATCGACAGGGTGCTGAAGAAGGTCCAGGAAGGCGTCGATGTCTTCGACAGCATCTGGAACAAG GTTTATGATACCGAAAATGCGAACCAGAAGGAGAAGTTTGAGGCGGACTTGAAAAAGGAGATTAAGAAGCTGCAGAGGTATAGGGACCAGATTAAGACGTGGATTCAGTCCAGTGAAATCAAGGACAAAAAG GTGAGCGCCTCCTATGAGCAGGCTCTCGTGGATGCCCGAAAGCTCATTGAGCGTGAAATGGAGAGATTTAAGATATGTGAGAAGGAAACCAAGACAAAAGCATTCTCCAAGGAGGGGCTTGGACAACAACCTAAAACT GACCCAAAGGAGAAGGCCAAGTCAGAAACAAGGGATTGGATAAACAATGTG GTTGGGGAGTTGGAAACCCAAATTGATATCTTTGAAGCTGAAATTGAGGGGCTCTCAGTCAAGAAAGGAAAGACAAGGCCCCCTAGATTG GTACATTTAGAGACATCAATTGCTCGACACAAGGCCCATATAATGAAGATGGAATTAATATTGAGGCTCCTGGATAATGATGAATTGAGCCCTGAGCAGGTTAATGATGTCAAGGACTTCTTGGATGACTATGTGGAAAGAAATCAG GAGGACTTTGATGAATTTAGCGATGTTGACGAGCTTTACAGCTCACTGCCACTTGAGAAGGTGGAGTCTCTTGAAGAGCTGGTTACAATGGGACCCTCCAGCCTTCTGAAG GCAACACCTCTTAGTTTAAAGACTTCTTTGGCAGCATCAGCAGCCCAGACAATG GCCACAAGTACCACCAGTCATCAGCAGAGTACGTCAGTTCAGGAGCAAGCTGAAGAGCCAAGTTCTCAGGATGCCAATCCTGATACAAATACAATTACAGGAACACCACCTGCGAAAAGTAGCACAATTGGTTCTGCTGCTACAACTCCCACAGGGGGGCGCAGTACATCAATTCTATCCAATGCTCCTGCTAATACATCTGGAGCCCCAACCACATTGACCACATCAGTTCATGCTATCCTGGAAAATGCTGGGGCTGCTAATTCTTCATCTACTGCAAACCTTTCTACTTCTTccaaagaggaagaaaatgtAAACTTGCCTGGCCGTAAACCATCTCCTTCTCTTACTGATTGTGCAATTGCTAGGGGATTGGGAAGGGGTGCTCTTTCGAGCCAACCATCAGCAAGCGCTCCTCTAACTTCAATCGGTGCATTACCAAGTAATGGTGGGCTTGTTTCAGTACCCTCTGCTTCTGACATAAAGAGGAATGTTTTAGGAGCTGATGACAAACTTGGTGGTGGTGGCATGGCACAGCCTCTTGTATCCCCACTAAGCAATAGAATGATCTTGCCTCAGGCTGCAAAAGCTGCTGATGGAACTGGTTCGGTTGATTCTGGTAATAGTGGTGACAATGTAGCCATTGCTGGCAGAGTTTTCTCTCCTCCTATGGTTTCAGGGATTCAGTGGAGGTCAGGAAGTTCTTTCAACCAGAATGAAGCA GGACAGTTACGTGGCAGAGCTGAAATAGCACCTGACCAGAGGGAAAAATTTTTACAGCGACTCCAGCAAGTGCAACAACAGGGTCATAGTTCACTTTTAGGCATGCAATCATTGGCTGGAGGAAAGCAGTTCTCTGCATCACAGCAAATTCCACTCCTGCAGCAA TTTAATTCTCAAAGTTCATCTGGCCTTGGACTGGGATTACAGGCACCAGGTCTTAATACTGGATCAGCTGGCCATTTGCAACAATTTGGTCAGCAAGCACTTATGGCTGCAGCTCCAAAAGATTCAG AAGCTGTCCATGAAAAGGTAGATGAGCCACAGGAAGAGCAGATTATAGCTGATGATTCAACAGCTGAATCTGGTACCAGCCTTGGTGTTGGCAAGATCACTATGaatgaggatgatatgaaatCCCCTCATTCCGTAGACGCTCCT GCTGGAGTATCTGGTGAGCCCACTCAAATTCCTAGAGATACTGACCTATCCCCTGGACAGCCATTTCAATCCATGCAATCTTCTGGAAGCCTAGGTGTCATTGGGCGTAGGAGTGTTGCTGATCTCGGTGCTATAGGGGATAATCTTGGTGGACCAACTGTGACTGCAGGGCCAATGCATGATCAGCTATACAATCTACAGATGCTCGAGGCTGCATATCACAAACTTCCTCAGCCGAAGGACTCAGAAAGGGCAAGGAGCTACATCCCT AAGCATCCTGTGGCAACTCCTTCTAGCTATCCTCAAGTACAGGCTCCCATTGTGAACAACCCAGCCTTCTGGGAACGGTTAGGGATGGAGCCTTATGGTGCTGATACCCTTTTCTTCGCATTCTACTACCAGCAG AACACTTACCAACAGTATTTGGCCGCGAAAGAACTGAAGAAGCAGTCTTGGAGATTCCACAAGAAATACAACACGTGGTTTCAGCGGCATGAAGAGCCAAAAGTCACCACCGATGAATATGAGCAGGGGACTTATGTTTACTTTGACTTTCATATTGCCAATGACGACCTACAGCATGGATG GTGCCAGAGAATTAAGACAGAATTCACATTCGAGTACAATTATCTGGAAGATGAACTCATGGCCTAA
- the LOC116193813 gene encoding myb-related protein 2-like translates to MYPHKPVKSIHPSSRMPMPSSDRHLFLQGGNGPGDSGLVLSTDAKPRLKWTPDLHERFVEAVNQLGGADKATPKTVMKLMGIPGLTLYHLKSHLQKYRLSKNLHGQANNATNKIGAAPLAGADKTPEQNGAHASSLSIGPQPNKSIHFSEALQMQIEVQRRLHEQLEVQRHLQLRIEAQGKYLQAVLEKAQETLGKQNLGSAAGLEAAKVQLSELVSKVSTQTLNSAFPALKELHGLCPQMNQPNDCSVDSCLTSCEGSQKEDPVMERIELKWGPPDSRGNAVFLSPNPNETADRRVFSITGQPGSNTNSNNLSISIGLKGGTKGPGEDEDFLDRVESDRMPYFGTKLDLNAHQENEAASSCKQFDLNGFSWS, encoded by the exons ATGTACCCTCACAAACCAGTAAAGAGCATCCACCCGTCTTCGAGAATGCCAATGCCCAGCTCTGACAGGCATTTGTTTCTACAAGGTGGGAATGGCCCCGGGGACTCGGGCCTTGTCCTCTCCACCGATGCTAAGCCCAGGCTAAAATGGACGCCTGATCTTCACGAGAGGTTCGTGGAGGCAGTCAATCAGCTCGGAGGTGCAGACA AGGCTACCCCAAAAACGGTTATGAAGTTAATGGGGATTCCGGGACTTACTCTTTACCACTTGAAGAGTCATCTTCAG AAATACAGGCTTAGCAAGAATCTGCATGGGCAAGCAAATAATGCAACCAACAAAATAG GTGCAGCTCCTCTTGCCGGAGCAGACAAAACGCCAGAACAAAATGGAGCTCATGCAAGCAGTTTGAGCATTGGCCCTCAACCCAACAA AAGCATACATTTCAGCGAAGCCCTGCAGATGCAGATTGAAGTGCAGAGAAGGCTCCACGAGCAGCTAGAG GTACAGCGGCACTTACAGCTCCGAATAGAAGCACAGGGCAAGTACCTCCAAGCGGTTCTTGAGAAAGCGCAGGAGACTCTGGGGAAACAGAACTTGGGTTCAGCCGCAGGCCTGGAGGCTGCTAAAGTCCAACTTTCCGAACTCGTGTCGAAAGTCTCCACTCAGACCCTAAACTCCGCATTTCCAGCCCTGAAGGAACTTCACGGCCTGTGCCCGCAGATGAATCAGCCCAACGACTGTTCAGTTGACAGCTGCTTAACATCTTGCGAAGGATCCCAAAAGGAAGACCCCGTGATGGAGCGGATTGAGCTCAAGTGGGGCCCTCCAGACTCGAGGGGTAATGCAGTGTTTCTCTCCCCGAACCCTAACGAAACAGCTGACAGGAGAGTGTTCTCCATCACAGGGCAGCCGGGTTCAAACACCAATTCCAACAATCTGTCCATTAGCATCGGGCTTAAGGGAGGGACAAAGGGGCCAGGTGAGGACGAGGATTTCCTAGACAGAGTGGAGAGTGACAGAATGCCTTACTTCGGGACTAAGCTGGACCTAAATGCGCACCAAGAGAACGAGGCCGCTTCTAGCTGCAAACAGTTTGATCTGAACGGCTTTAGCTGGAGCTGA